One window from the genome of Oscillospiraceae bacterium encodes:
- a CDS encoding MFS transporter, with product MRNMKIVIKNAAFFRVFNLHEEKARGRTAMIASAVIASIAANLSGGVFYSGFLVGYGINLVNIGILSFVPYMASLFCLLSPLVLERFPKRRWVLAGGRVLYYTINILGLTLLPKLVQDPGARIWGFALIIFFANAVNNIFSQGYSVWHLNFLPEDIRADYFNQSNIINNIITGGILITSSAITDALPAGGPEQLRIIVILRFVAYGIAFLDVLMLALPKEYPYPRSETKSISPAKVLTLPFKNKKFILTMLVMFAYTFAANVSTPFINVHLIENVKVSYSLINGINAAYFIVFILFGNIAKRQIARWSWFKTYAIWVLVQAPTFLLYTFVHNADGATNWLFITVRLLQHVTGLFITLTYSNFPYINLPETDRTAYMSFYVIAVHSSALLSMLFGTGFVKILGDATLNIFGLVLNSVQMLLFLTFILEIGVGLLVFVLLPRINPENWKEPPQMPRERLMLPWVRKRLAIRDEQK from the coding sequence ATGAGAAATATGAAAATCGTCATAAAAAACGCGGCCTTTTTCCGCGTGTTCAATCTGCATGAGGAAAAAGCGCGCGGCCGCACTGCCATGATCGCTTCAGCGGTAATTGCGAGTATTGCCGCGAACCTTTCAGGTGGTGTATTTTATTCCGGATTCCTCGTCGGATACGGAATCAACCTCGTTAATATCGGGATTTTGTCGTTTGTTCCTTATATGGCGTCGTTATTTTGCCTGCTCTCTCCGCTCGTTTTGGAACGTTTTCCGAAACGCCGGTGGGTGCTTGCCGGAGGGCGTGTGCTGTATTATACCATCAACATCCTCGGGCTGACGCTGCTGCCCAAACTGGTGCAGGACCCGGGTGCCCGCATCTGGGGTTTTGCCCTGATTATTTTTTTCGCAAACGCCGTCAACAACATTTTTTCACAGGGTTATTCGGTGTGGCACCTCAACTTTTTGCCCGAAGATATCCGCGCGGATTATTTTAACCAGTCCAATATCATCAACAACATCATCACCGGCGGGATATTGATCACCTCCTCGGCCATCACCGACGCACTGCCTGCGGGAGGTCCCGAACAGCTGCGTATTATCGTAATTCTGCGCTTTGTCGCTTACGGCATCGCATTCCTCGATGTGCTGATGCTTGCATTGCCCAAAGAATATCCCTATCCGCGCAGCGAGACTAAATCTATCAGTCCCGCGAAGGTTCTGACGCTTCCGTTTAAAAATAAAAAATTCATATTGACGATGCTCGTGATGTTCGCCTACACGTTTGCGGCGAACGTTTCAACTCCGTTTATCAACGTACATCTGATCGAGAATGTTAAGGTCAGCTATTCACTGATCAACGGCATCAACGCGGCCTATTTCATCGTATTTATTCTGTTCGGAAATATCGCCAAACGTCAGATCGCCCGATGGTCGTGGTTCAAGACCTATGCGATCTGGGTGCTTGTCCAGGCACCCACCTTCCTGTTATATACTTTTGTACATAACGCCGACGGCGCCACAAACTGGCTTTTTATCACCGTCCGTCTGCTGCAGCACGTGACAGGATTGTTTATCACGCTGACTTATTCGAACTTCCCGTATATCAACCTTCCCGAGACCGACCGGACGGCATATATGTCGTTTTATGTGATTGCGGTGCATTCGTCGGCGCTGCTGAGCATGCTGTTCGGAACCGGATTTGTCAAAATACTCGGAGACGCCACGTTGAACATTTTCGGCTTAGTGCTTAACAGTGTCCAGATGCTGTTATTCCTGACGTTTATTCTGGAAATCGGCGTCGGTTTGTTGGTTTTCGTGCTGCTGCCGAGAATTAACCCGGAAAACTGGAAAGAGCCGCCCCAGATGCCGCGCGAGCGGCTGATGCTGCCGTGGGTGAGGAAGCGTCTGGCTATTCGGGATGAGCAAAAATAA
- a CDS encoding Maf family protein, translated as MKLYLASGSPRRRELLTLAGIPFEVRPCNDPEETAAESPVHTVLDLSSHKARAVFEDIKYGSEESGFAVLGADTIVVIDDEIIGKPKDDEDARKILKKLSGRTHEVYTGVCLLARKKDKTREMAFCERTAVTMYEITDAELDAYLASGEHMDKAGAYAIQGLAVKFVRKVTGDYSNIVGLPVARVYHELIKLRVL; from the coding sequence ATGAAACTATATCTTGCCTCGGGCTCCCCGAGAAGACGCGAACTGCTGACTTTGGCGGGCATCCCCTTTGAAGTGCGCCCTTGCAATGACCCGGAGGAGACAGCCGCAGAATCTCCGGTTCATACCGTACTGGACTTATCTTCGCATAAAGCCCGGGCCGTCTTTGAAGACATCAAGTACGGTTCCGAAGAAAGTGGCTTCGCTGTTCTGGGTGCGGACACCATCGTTGTCATTGACGACGAAATCATCGGAAAACCCAAAGACGATGAAGATGCACGGAAGATTTTAAAAAAGCTCTCGGGCCGTACGCATGAGGTTTACACCGGTGTCTGTTTACTGGCACGTAAAAAAGATAAGACCCGCGAAATGGCCTTTTGCGAGCGCACCGCTGTCACGATGTATGAAATCACCGACGCAGAACTTGACGCGTATCTTGCCAGTGGGGAACACATGGATAAAGCCGGTGCATATGCGATACAGGGACTCGCGGTCAAATTCGTACGCAAGGTCACCGGCGATTACAGCAATATCGTCGGCCTTCCCGTCGCCCGGGTTTACCACGAACTCATAAAATTGCGCGTCCTGTAA
- a CDS encoding P-loop NTPase has protein sequence MQKILTFCSGKGGVGKSTAAACVAASIVCRGKRVLLVDADQGIASLDILLGMEKPALFDICDAVAKRCDISDAVIPCSGLAGLCIASAALSPEKFCSGADITRFCRIMAGQFDFIIIDAPAGLGREFDSAVTAADEVVIVSTPDDPALRAATKTGALIAKMGKKSRLLLNKYDRRLVRKKIAPSIDDFVDAVGSQLLGVIPFDQEFAKLSRKGVLMLPKSAVSVQSFYNIAARICGKYIPLTRL, from the coding sequence ATGCAAAAGATTTTGACCTTCTGCTCCGGCAAGGGTGGGGTGGGCAAATCAACCGCCGCTGCCTGTGTAGCCGCTTCCATCGTCTGCCGCGGAAAGCGCGTACTTTTGGTCGACGCCGATCAGGGCATTGCCAGCCTGGACATTCTGCTCGGCATGGAAAAGCCGGCTCTGTTTGACATCTGCGATGCCGTCGCCAAACGCTGCGATATTTCGGACGCGGTAATCCCGTGTTCGGGACTCGCGGGCCTCTGCATCGCATCGGCTGCCTTATCTCCTGAGAAATTTTGCTCCGGCGCGGATATCACCCGATTTTGCCGCATTATGGCGGGTCAGTTCGACTTTATCATCATCGACGCCCCCGCCGGTCTCGGCCGCGAATTTGACAGTGCGGTTACGGCGGCAGACGAAGTTGTGATTGTCTCAACACCCGATGACCCGGCGCTTCGTGCGGCGACAAAAACCGGCGCTCTGATTGCAAAAATGGGCAAAAAGAGCCGCTTGCTGCTCAATAAATACGACAGACGGCTCGTTCGGAAAAAAATCGCGCCCTCAATCGATGACTTTGTCGACGCCGTCGGGAGCCAATTGCTCGGTGTGATTCCGTTCGATCAGGAGTTTGCCAAGCTCTCCCGCAAAGGGGTCCTCATGCTGCCGAAATCGGCTGTATCCGTACAGTCATTTTATAACATCGCCGCACGCATCTGCGGGAAATACATACCGCTTACGCGCCTGTAA
- a CDS encoding methylglyoxal synthase: protein MNIALIADNDKKELLVQFCTAYKGILTKHDLCATAATAKLVSEGAGLKILSLMSGSQGGLEQIAALVSCDRIDMLIFFRTPNEQRMSGAEFNLMRLCDAHTVPMATNIATAEVLIHGLSNGWLDWRDIVNPKN, encoded by the coding sequence ATGAACATCGCGCTCATTGCCGATAACGATAAAAAAGAGCTTTTAGTGCAATTTTGCACCGCTTACAAGGGGATCCTGACAAAACACGACCTGTGCGCCACAGCCGCAACGGCGAAATTAGTCTCCGAAGGCGCAGGGCTGAAAATCCTTTCATTGATGTCCGGTTCGCAGGGTGGACTTGAGCAAATCGCCGCGCTGGTCAGCTGTGACCGCATCGATATGTTGATTTTTTTCCGCACCCCGAATGAGCAGCGCATGAGCGGTGCCGAATTCAATCTGATGCGGCTCTGTGACGCGCATACGGTGCCGATGGCCACCAACATCGCGACCGCCGAGGTACTCATACACGGCCTTTCGAACGGATGGCTCGACTGGCGCGATATCGTCAATCCTAAGAACTAA
- the hisS gene encoding histidine--tRNA ligase yields MPLKFQRPRGTADSLPEQSAVYSQIEEIFSIEAKLAGFGRIRVPTFEKTTLFARSSGETSDVVSKEMYTFQDRGGEDLTLAPEGTAGVVRAYLEDGLAGEALPQKLFYFTSCFRYNRPQAGRLREFHQVGFEIFGADSYLAEAELIAMISRAFKKIGIADAVTTKLNSIGCKACRGEYKKALVAYFEQYKTTLCETCNERLYKNPMRILDCKSPECKAIAKGAPVITDYLCADCKKHFDALCALLTDLGVKYELDTGIVRGLDYYNGPVFEFVTDRLGAQDAVGGGGRYDGLVEELGGQPTPALGLAMGIERMTLLAEKCGCVFDKPSAGRLLIIPIGDETRPRAARLADAVKAAGISCQTELCTRSLKSSMRFANKAGFEFALILGEDEMKTGNFVLKDMKNDRERSVGSEAELIAALKE; encoded by the coding sequence ATGCCTTTAAAATTCCAAAGACCGCGCGGCACGGCGGATTCGCTGCCCGAACAGTCCGCTGTCTACAGCCAAATTGAAGAGATATTTTCAATCGAAGCCAAACTCGCCGGCTTCGGCCGGATTCGCGTTCCGACTTTTGAAAAGACCACTCTGTTTGCGCGCAGTTCCGGCGAGACCTCGGACGTGGTCAGCAAAGAGATGTATACCTTTCAGGACCGCGGCGGCGAGGATTTGACCTTGGCCCCCGAGGGCACGGCCGGCGTTGTACGCGCTTATTTGGAAGACGGCCTTGCCGGGGAGGCATTGCCGCAAAAATTATTCTATTTTACATCATGTTTTCGTTATAACCGCCCGCAGGCTGGCCGTCTGCGTGAATTCCACCAGGTCGGTTTCGAGATTTTCGGCGCGGATTCCTATCTTGCCGAGGCCGAGCTGATTGCGATGATCAGCCGCGCGTTCAAAAAGATCGGCATCGCGGACGCGGTGACGACGAAACTCAATTCCATCGGCTGCAAGGCGTGCAGGGGTGAATATAAAAAAGCGCTGGTCGCTTATTTCGAACAGTACAAAACCACTCTCTGCGAGACCTGCAACGAGCGGCTCTATAAAAACCCGATGCGTATTTTGGACTGCAAATCGCCCGAATGCAAAGCGATTGCAAAAGGCGCGCCTGTCATCACCGATTATCTCTGCGCCGACTGTAAAAAGCACTTCGATGCGCTCTGCGCGTTACTCACCGATCTCGGCGTCAAATACGAGCTCGACACCGGCATCGTGCGCGGCCTCGACTATTATAACGGCCCGGTCTTTGAGTTTGTCACCGACCGACTCGGCGCGCAGGATGCCGTCGGAGGCGGCGGACGCTACGACGGCCTTGTTGAGGAACTCGGCGGTCAGCCGACCCCGGCACTCGGCCTTGCGATGGGCATTGAGCGCATGACTTTGCTCGCTGAAAAATGCGGCTGCGTATTTGATAAACCCTCGGCGGGCAGATTATTGATTATTCCGATCGGAGATGAGACCAGGCCGCGCGCAGCGCGGCTGGCCGACGCGGTCAAGGCCGCCGGAATTTCGTGCCAGACGGAACTCTGCACCCGCAGCCTAAAATCCTCGATGCGTTTTGCCAACAAGGCGGGCTTCGAATTTGCACTGATTTTGGGTGAAGACGAAATGAAAACCGGCAATTTTGTTTTGAAAGATATGAAAAACGATCGCGAGCGATCTGTCGGAAGTGAAGCCGAACTGATTGCGGCGCTGAAAGAATAA
- the aspS gene encoding aspartate--tRNA ligase yields MIKRTKYATEVTKADLGKIVSVCGWVARQRNLGGLIFVDLRDRTGIIQLAFDEATDRKIFDLAFTLRSEFVIGATGTVRERESKNYDIPTGELELFVTDLQLFTKSETPPFEIIDNCNANEELRLRYRYLDLRRSPLQKNILTRHELARVTREYFYENGFIEIETPMMIKSTPEGARDYIVPSRIHPGNFYALPQSPQLYKQLLMLAGFDRYIQLARCFRDEDLRADRQPEFTQIDIEMSFVDVDDILKMIEGFIERVFDRMLNRKVELPIRRLTFADAMNRFGSDKPDLRFGMEIQDVSELVKNCGFPVFSDAVKNGGSVRCIAAKNSTSVLTRKEIDKLTETVRGIGAKGLAYVRWSEDEPTCSFSKFLAEGELAKLLSAVGCEKGDTVLFVADKNKVVLPVLGALRNIVARQLNIIPKDRYELLWVVEMPFFEFDEDSGEWVAMHHPFTMPLEECMPYLESDPGKVRAKSYDLVLNGVELLSGSIRINDPALQKRMFGLLGLTPEQIQSKFGFLVDAYRFGAPPHGGVGLGLDRLAMLICGADSLRDVLAFPKVQNASELMSGCPSPVDQKQLDELKINLNE; encoded by the coding sequence ATGATAAAACGCACCAAATACGCCACCGAAGTCACTAAAGCCGACCTCGGCAAAATCGTTTCGGTCTGCGGTTGGGTGGCAAGACAGCGCAACCTCGGCGGATTGATTTTTGTCGATCTGCGCGACCGCACGGGCATCATTCAGCTGGCTTTCGACGAGGCTACAGACCGTAAAATCTTCGATCTGGCATTTACGCTTCGCAGCGAATTTGTCATCGGCGCAACCGGAACGGTACGCGAGCGCGAGAGCAAAAATTACGACATCCCGACCGGCGAACTCGAGCTTTTTGTGACCGACCTTCAGCTCTTCACCAAAAGCGAAACCCCGCCGTTTGAGATCATCGACAACTGCAACGCCAACGAAGAACTGCGCCTGCGCTACCGTTATCTCGACCTGCGCCGTTCTCCGCTGCAAAAGAACATTCTGACCCGCCACGAACTTGCGCGTGTCACCCGCGAATATTTTTATGAAAACGGCTTTATCGAGATCGAGACCCCGATGATGATCAAATCCACTCCGGAGGGCGCGCGCGACTACATCGTCCCTTCCCGTATTCACCCGGGTAATTTCTATGCGCTTCCCCAGTCCCCGCAGCTTTATAAACAGCTTTTGATGCTCGCCGGTTTCGACCGCTATATTCAGCTGGCCCGCTGTTTCCGCGACGAGGATTTGCGCGCCGACCGCCAACCCGAATTCACTCAGATCGATATCGAGATGTCGTTTGTCGATGTCGACGACATTCTCAAAATGATTGAGGGCTTTATCGAACGGGTCTTTGACCGAATGCTGAACCGCAAAGTGGAGCTTCCGATCCGACGGCTGACTTTTGCCGATGCCATGAACCGTTTCGGCTCGGATAAACCCGACCTGCGCTTCGGCATGGAGATTCAGGATGTCAGCGAACTGGTCAAAAACTGCGGTTTCCCGGTCTTCTCGGATGCGGTAAAAAACGGCGGCAGCGTCCGCTGCATCGCCGCAAAGAACAGCACTTCTGTGCTTACCCGAAAAGAGATCGACAAGCTCACCGAAACCGTGCGCGGCATCGGCGCAAAAGGGCTTGCGTATGTGCGTTGGAGCGAAGATGAACCGACTTGTTCCTTTTCAAAATTCCTTGCCGAGGGTGAGCTTGCGAAACTGCTCTCGGCCGTCGGCTGTGAAAAAGGCGACACCGTTTTATTTGTCGCCGACAAAAACAAAGTGGTTTTGCCGGTGCTGGGCGCACTCCGCAACATCGTGGCAAGACAGCTCAATATCATCCCGAAAGACAGATACGAGCTCCTTTGGGTAGTCGAGATGCCGTTTTTCGAGTTCGATGAGGACAGCGGCGAGTGGGTCGCGATGCACCACCCCTTCACGATGCCGCTTGAGGAATGCATGCCGTATCTCGAGAGCGATCCCGGGAAAGTGCGCGCGAAGTCATATGATCTTGTTCTCAACGGCGTCGAACTGCTCTCCGGCTCGATCCGAATCAACGACCCGGCACTTCAAAAGCGCATGTTCGGGCTGCTCGGTCTGACTCCCGAACAGATCCAGTCCAAATTCGGCTTTTTGGTGGATGCCTACCGCTTCGGCGCACCGCCGCACGGCGGAGTCGGCCTCGGCCTTGACCGGCTTGCGATGCTCATCTGCGGCGCGGATTCGCTGCGCGACGTCCTTGCGTTCCCGAAAGTTCAGAATGCCTCGGAGCTCATGAGCGGCTGTCCGTCCCCGGTCGATCAAAAGCAGTTGGATGAATTGAAAATTAATCTGAATGAATAA
- a CDS encoding FtsW/RodA/SpoVE family cell cycle protein has translation MSKIGGSISEFVKKVDMALILLCVGFSAFGVAVIYSATHNISTRHAVVQCLGILIGIAAMILVSVIDYEALLKLWKVYVPICVLLMVLTYIWGYAPSGTNNKAWLELPGGLLLQPSELLKLAFIYTLSLHIQTLGDKIKTVKGVLSLAVHAAVPIGLVLLQRDWGSMMIFVFIFLFITFSAGVQLRYFAIALGAAAVSLPLLWNFVLKTYQKKRILAVYFPELDPDYDYIYQQVMGKLSIGSGGFFGTGWLKGPRTQASLVPEQRNDFIMAALGEEFGFFGCLIVMIILFAILMRILNAAKTSRDISGKCICVGVFAIILTQTVINVGMTLSLVPVIGVTLPFFSSGGTSVMVSFISVGMVLGVYNRRERYVFFDKVIR, from the coding sequence TTGAGCAAGATCGGCGGTTCGATATCCGAATTCGTCAAAAAAGTGGATATGGCGCTGATTTTGCTGTGCGTCGGTTTTTCGGCTTTCGGCGTTGCGGTGATTTACAGCGCGACCCACAATATTTCCACCCGTCATGCAGTGGTTCAGTGCCTCGGCATTCTGATTGGAATTGCGGCGATGATTTTGGTGTCGGTGATCGATTATGAAGCGCTTTTAAAGCTCTGGAAGGTCTATGTCCCGATTTGCGTGCTGCTGATGGTCTTGACCTATATCTGGGGCTACGCGCCTTCCGGCACCAACAACAAGGCCTGGCTGGAACTGCCCGGCGGCCTGCTGCTTCAGCCCTCCGAACTGCTTAAACTTGCGTTCATCTATACGCTTTCATTGCATATTCAGACCCTGGGCGACAAGATCAAGACGGTCAAAGGCGTGCTCAGCCTTGCCGTACATGCCGCCGTCCCGATCGGACTGGTCCTTTTACAGCGCGACTGGGGCTCGATGATGATATTCGTTTTCATTTTCCTGTTCATCACCTTTTCGGCGGGCGTTCAGCTGCGTTATTTTGCGATCGCGCTCGGTGCGGCAGCGGTATCGCTTCCGCTGCTTTGGAATTTTGTACTCAAAACCTATCAGAAGAAACGGATATTGGCGGTCTACTTCCCCGAACTCGACCCTGATTACGACTATATCTACCAGCAGGTCATGGGCAAGCTCTCAATCGGCTCCGGGGGCTTTTTCGGCACCGGCTGGCTCAAAGGCCCGCGCACGCAGGCCTCGCTGGTCCCCGAGCAGCGCAACGATTTCATCATGGCTGCGCTCGGTGAGGAGTTCGGATTTTTCGGCTGCTTAATCGTAATGATCATTCTGTTTGCGATTCTCATGCGGATTCTGAACGCCGCAAAAACATCCCGTGACATCTCCGGAAAGTGTATCTGCGTCGGCGTGTTCGCGATCATTCTGACGCAGACCGTCATCAACGTCGGAATGACGCTCTCGCTCGTCCCGGTCATCGGCGTGACTTTGCCGTTCTTCTCTTCGGGCGGGACCTCAGTCATGGTCAGCTTCATCTCCGTCGGAATGGTGCTCGGCGTCTACAACCGGCGAGAGCGTTATGTATTCTTTGACAAAGTCATTCGATGA
- a CDS encoding DUF4364 family protein, translating into MRKDAADKLNDGIRERQGIAPGGIIDFEGIQILICYLLKNIPEPLTKTQLDEILPGSELVNYFDYSQALDLLQKNGNVTRAEDGSFSITPRGAKSCDILQDSLPVSIRDRILGRGMRVVHKTDMLAENEFSIETVGDNVCLVCNIKDRGGLLMSVHAAVGSGELAASLGRQFLKNPELLYNAVFAVLSADHGQLSALAEKMK; encoded by the coding sequence ATGCGCAAAGACGCTGCCGATAAACTCAACGACGGCATCCGGGAACGGCAGGGCATTGCCCCCGGCGGCATCATCGACTTCGAGGGCATCCAAATTTTAATCTGCTATCTGCTCAAAAACATTCCCGAACCGCTCACCAAGACACAGCTCGACGAGATTCTGCCGGGCAGTGAGCTGGTAAACTACTTTGACTATTCCCAGGCGCTTGACCTGCTTCAGAAAAACGGAAACGTCACCCGCGCAGAAGACGGAAGTTTTTCGATCACCCCGCGCGGCGCAAAGAGCTGCGATATTTTACAGGATTCGCTGCCGGTCTCGATCCGCGACCGGATTCTGGGGCGCGGCATGCGCGTGGTGCACAAGACCGATATGCTCGCCGAGAATGAATTCTCAATCGAGACAGTCGGTGACAACGTCTGTCTCGTCTGCAATATTAAAGACCGCGGCGGCCTGCTGATGTCGGTACACGCGGCAGTCGGCAGCGGCGAACTGGCGGCTTCGCTCGGCCGCCAATTTCTCAAGAACCCCGAATTGCTTTACAACGCGGTCTTCGCGGTTCTCTCCGCCGACCACGGCCAGCTTTCGGCGTTGGCTGAGAAAATGAAATAA
- a CDS encoding penicillin-binding transpeptidase domain-containing protein: MGKKTANIRMIAIITVTVVLFAVLAGRFAQFQIIETDVIAAQAKQSEEKTISVEAARGEITDRYGRIIAGNSMSYSVIIRRGSFPSGSDGEKRIEVILRLCKLLADNNEILSESLPLNGDFANPQFMPDRDDDVAKLKEFLNKQPYATAQNCFDALAGRYDLTGLSAADARTVMGVRYEMEIGGFSSYKQISIAKNVSMATITAVKEQNELLPGIYIAAVPERTYYMPDIAAHVIGYTGPIYAEEYSELKTQGYSLDDQVGKSGVEKMTESYLRGTNGTTVTNSDDPETAVTKARAPIPGATVVLTIDSNLQKAAQDSLAETIKKIAEKGNYGDNQGADADAGAAVVIEIGTGDVLAAANYPTYSINDLLKDYDAVLNTVNQPLFNRAFQGVYPPGSTYKPLVSLAALETGTITPGTQIDCTHIYTYYEDYQPKCLGTHGWISLEHALAVSCNFYFFEVGRRTTIQVIENYAKSFGLGEKTGIGLPESAGIVAGVTYRSSIGQKWVPGDTLQAAIGQSDNLFTPLQLANYIATICTGGIRYQPRIVKQVVSKDGTRTLLADEPIVAGTVELDPKNINYVRQGMLSVTLDGTGAGVFGDYKIKVGGKTGSAEVASGSPNAVFLAFAPYDNPQIAVAIVVEHGWHGGEAANVAKAIFDAYFFPEGTEAAADVGQLVK; this comes from the coding sequence ATGGGCAAAAAAACCGCAAACATACGCATGATCGCGATCATCACCGTCACGGTGGTGCTTTTCGCGGTCCTTGCGGGGCGGTTTGCGCAGTTCCAGATCATCGAGACCGACGTCATCGCGGCGCAAGCCAAACAGAGCGAGGAAAAAACCATCAGCGTCGAAGCCGCGCGCGGCGAGATCACCGACCGTTACGGCAGGATCATCGCCGGAAACAGCATGAGCTATTCGGTAATCATCCGGCGCGGGAGTTTTCCGTCGGGCAGCGACGGAGAAAAGCGCATCGAAGTCATTCTTCGGCTTTGTAAACTCCTTGCGGACAACAACGAAATACTTTCCGAGAGCTTGCCCCTGAACGGGGATTTTGCGAATCCGCAGTTTATGCCCGACCGGGACGACGATGTCGCCAAATTAAAGGAATTTTTAAACAAACAGCCCTACGCCACGGCGCAGAACTGTTTTGACGCGCTGGCCGGGCGATATGATCTGACCGGACTCTCCGCAGCCGATGCGCGCACGGTCATGGGTGTTCGTTATGAGATGGAGATCGGCGGGTTTTCCTCTTATAAGCAGATTTCGATTGCGAAAAATGTTTCGATGGCGACGATTACGGCAGTCAAGGAGCAGAATGAATTATTGCCGGGAATTTATATCGCCGCGGTACCCGAACGCACTTATTACATGCCCGATATCGCCGCCCATGTCATCGGCTATACCGGCCCGATCTATGCCGAGGAATACAGTGAGCTTAAAACACAGGGTTATTCACTCGACGACCAGGTCGGAAAGAGCGGCGTGGAGAAAATGACGGAGAGCTATCTGCGAGGAACGAACGGAACAACCGTCACCAACTCCGACGACCCGGAGACGGCAGTGACAAAAGCCAGGGCCCCCATTCCCGGGGCAACCGTGGTCCTGACCATCGACAGTAATCTGCAGAAGGCGGCGCAGGACTCGCTGGCTGAGACCATCAAGAAGATTGCCGAAAAGGGGAATTACGGCGACAATCAGGGCGCCGACGCCGACGCGGGTGCTGCGGTCGTGATCGAGATCGGCACCGGAGATGTGTTGGCTGCGGCCAACTATCCGACCTACAGCATCAATGACCTGCTCAAAGATTATGATGCGGTTTTGAATACGGTTAATCAGCCGCTTTTTAACCGCGCCTTTCAGGGCGTTTATCCGCCCGGCTCGACCTACAAGCCGCTGGTGTCGCTTGCGGCGCTTGAGACCGGCACCATCACGCCGGGCACCCAGATCGACTGCACCCATATTTACACCTACTACGAAGATTATCAGCCCAAATGCCTGGGGACACACGGGTGGATTTCGCTGGAACATGCGCTCGCGGTTTCCTGCAACTTTTATTTCTTTGAAGTGGGCCGCAGGACCACGATTCAGGTCATCGAGAATTATGCCAAATCGTTCGGGCTCGGCGAGAAGACCGGCATCGGCCTCCCCGAGAGCGCCGGCATCGTAGCGGGCGTCACTTACCGCTCTTCCATCGGCCAGAAATGGGTGCCCGGCGATACACTGCAGGCCGCCATCGGACAGAGCGACAACCTGTTTACGCCGCTTCAATTGGCCAACTACATCGCGACCATCTGCACCGGCGGCATCCGTTATCAGCCGCGTATCGTCAAACAAGTGGTCTCCAAAGACGGAACCCGGACGCTGTTGGCTGACGAGCCGATAGTGGCAGGGACGGTGGAACTGGACCCTAAAAATATCAATTATGTCAGACAAGGCATGCTGAGCGTGACCCTCGATGGTACGGGCGCCGGTGTTTTCGGAGATTATAAGATCAAAGTCGGCGGCAAAACCGGTTCCGCCGAAGTCGCAAGCGGTTCCCCGAACGCGGTGTTCCTCGCCTTTGCACCTTACGATAACCCGCAGATCGCAGTCGCCATTGTGGTTGAACATGGCTGGCATGGCGGCGAGGCCGCCAATGTGGCCAAGGCCATTTTCGATGCTTATTTCTTCCCCGAGGGTACCGAGGCGGCGGCCGATGTGGGACAATTGGTGAAGTGA
- the mreD gene encoding rod shape-determining protein MreD — MEQGFSTRTGLFKWLWYCGLGFLFFLIQSAGFLPAIYGARPNFLLVWALLAAICEGPFKGAYFGLGCGIFFDIIHMGTAGYFPLAMVIFCFFTGVLIRTVMRNNLATALLLGTAATVLIKFFEWVLFVWLAGIDRTAFSLWSRTLPSILYTVLFIAPLYWLVVWIKTRYDRLSD; from the coding sequence ATGGAACAGGGGTTTTCGACGCGCACCGGATTATTCAAGTGGCTCTGGTACTGCGGACTCGGATTTTTGTTCTTTTTGATTCAAAGCGCGGGGTTTTTGCCCGCGATATACGGCGCAAGGCCGAATTTTCTGCTCGTTTGGGCGCTGTTGGCCGCTATCTGCGAAGGGCCGTTCAAAGGCGCCTATTTCGGACTCGGGTGCGGAATTTTTTTCGATATCATCCATATGGGAACGGCCGGATATTTTCCGCTCGCGATGGTCATTTTTTGTTTTTTTACCGGTGTTCTGATTCGAACCGTAATGCGAAACAATCTTGCGACCGCGCTTTTATTGGGGACCGCAGCAACAGTTTTAATCAAATTTTTCGAATGGGTGCTGTTTGTTTGGCTTGCCGGAATCGACAGAACCGCGTTTTCGCTTTGGTCGCGCACTCTCCCCTCAATTTTATACACTGTTTTGTTTATCGCACCGCTTTATTGGCTGGTCGTCTGGATCAAAACCCGTTATGACCGGCTGAGCGATTAA